The Candidatus Scalindua japonica genome includes the window TGTGCCAGGGAAAAGCAGTTCAACAACCTTATTTTGCGAAATAACCGCAACCGGAATTTATTTCGATGTCGATAAAAACCGTGAATTTCACGGAACGGTAGGAATTATTTCAGACATTACCGATAAGATAGAATTGCAACAGGAAGTTGTACGGGCTGGCCAATTGGCGCTGATAGGAGAGATGGCGGCAGGATTAGCTCACGAGATAAACAATCCCGTATATGGTATAATAAATTACGCTCAACTTATTGTGGATGAAAGTGACAAGGATAACAGAATACATGAGTTCGGCAAATTAATCATGGAAGAGGGTAGCCGTATAGCAGATATGACAAGAAACCTCCTCACCCTTTCAAGGGACAAAACGAATGAAAAGGGGACTATTCAAATAGATGAACTGATTACCAGCTCATTAAAACTGTCTGAAACACAGTTGAAAAAGGACGAAATCATTATTAAGGTTAATATCCCTGAAGATATACCTGCTGTTTTCGCTGATCCTCGAGAGATGAAACAGGTCTTTCTGAACCTTATACATAACGCGCGATACGCCTTAAATGAAAAGTATTCCGGCAAAGACAAAGAAAAGATACTCGAAATTTCATGTAAAAAAGCGTCAATTGACGGTTGTCGATATATCCAGATAATATTTCGTGACAGGGGAGTCGGAATTCCAGAAAGCATAATAAACAACATAACAAGTCCATTCTTTACTACTAAACCACCTTCCAAAGGAACCGGTATTGGTCTGAGTATATGTAACAGCATTATTAACAATAATAATGGCAAAATGGTAATAGAAAGCGATTCGGGAATATTCACAAAGGTTATCATTAGTCTGCCGGCAAAGAAAGTAGAGATGAAAGAATGAAAGCAAGAATCCTGATAATTGATGATGAGAAACACATCAGGTTTACCGTAAAGGAATTTCTTTTAAAAGACGGTTATGATGTGTCTGCAGTTGAGAATTTTGACGAGGCATTGAAAATACTTAATACGGAATGTATAGACGTTGTACTGACGGATATCGTTTTAGAAGGCAAGACCGGCATTGATCTCTTAAGAGTGGTTAATGAAAAACACTTAAACTGTCCAGTGATCGTGTTTACAGGATACCCGAATTTAGAGAGTGCTTCTGAGTCGGTTCGTCTTGGAGCCTATGACTATATGGCAAAGCCGGTAAAAAAAGAGGCACTGTTGCGTGTTATCGGCATGGCTTTAAGGCATAAGACTCTGGTTGAAGAAAAAAACAGTAGCCATGCTAATCTAAAAGCTATTTTTCAGAGCGTTACAGACGCCATAATAACTGTGGATAAGGATTTGAAGGTTATTGAGCTTAATGATGCGGCAAAAACCATATGTGGTTTTTCACGCGAAGAAGTTATGGGAAAATCAATCGATTCTATTCCAAAGACGTGCTGCGGGCATTGTGTTGATGCCATTAAAAAAACTATTCTGGAGAAACGGCCTTTAGAAATTTATCGAACAGAATGTATGCATCAAACTCGTAAAGGACAGTTGGTCACTCTGAAAACATTTCCTTTAACAGATGGTATAGATGGTTGTGTTATTGTGGTCAAAGATGAAACTCATATATTTAATCTGGAAAAAGAGTTAGAAGGGCGACAACGTTTTTACAATAGTATAGGCAAAGACAAAGAAATGCAGGCCATCTACTCATTGATAGAGAACTTACAGAATATAGATACCACTGTTCTCCTTACGGGAGAAAGTGGCACCGGGAAAGGGCTTATAGCTGAAGCGATACATAACGGCGGCGTACGTCGTCAAGGACCATTAATAAAGGTGGATTGTTCCGCGCTGACAGAAACCCTCCTTGAAAGTGAACTTTTCGGACACGTCAAAGGCTCTTTTACGAGTGCTATCTCGGACAAAGAAGGCAGGTTCCAAAAAGCTGATGGCGGAACGATATTTCTGGATGAGATTGGTGACGCATCTTTGAGTGTGCAGCAGAGACTACTTAAGGTGATCCAGGAAAAAGAGTTTGAGCGGGTAGGTGATGCTACTCCAATCAAGGTAGATGTGCGTGTAGTTGCAGCAACCAATCAAAACCTGCAAGAAGAAGTCAGGCTCAAAAGATTCCGCAAAGATCTCTATTATAGATTAAATATAGTAGAGATATCCATACCTCCGCTCCGGGATAGAAAAGCTGACATACCACTTCTGGTAGAACATTTTATAAAAATGTTTAGAAAAAAGATAAATAAGGATATCAATGAATTATCGAGTGACGTCTACAACCTTTTTATGAATTACGAGTGGCCGGGAAATATCAGAGAGCTTCAGAATGCGATAGAGCACTCCTTTATTGTCTGCAATAAGACGGTAATTACCGTTGAAGACCTTCCAAAAGAGTTTAGAGAGATAAAGACTACTCGTTCGATGGGAGAAAAGAGTTGCGGGCATGACAGAATATTACAGGCGCTGGAAAAAACTCATTGGAATAAGGCGAGTGCTGCCAAATTGCTTGGTATATCCCGGAGATCCGTCTATAACAAAATTAAAGAGTATAATATACGTCCTGAAAAATCCTCCATGTAACTGTGCATTTCACACTCCGTGCATTTAATACTATGTGCAAACTGCACACTTTCGTAAACTTCATACTATTCATAGCCATCCTAAACATTATCAATACCCTTAATTCTTCTGCCTCCAGAGCCTGTTGCGTAAGCCAAAAACCGGACATTCTGCATACTATATTCTGTAGGTAGTATCGTCTTGATACACAATATATTGATTGTGCTCTGGGTTGTGCAACTGTCCCCATAACACCATTTAAATGTGGGAGAGTATTCTCATTAAATTACGTCCTTATGGCAACTCTTTTGCGCTCATATGAAGTGCAGGATACGAATTATTTGTATAGTTTGCAGATCTCATTAATATTAAAAAGTAAGGTTAAAGAACTGCTTACAAGAGACTAAACAGAAAGATAGATGGAAACGAGACAAAATACGGATATGAGAAGAGACGAACCTGTTTGAGGCGCCGTCGGAAGTTTCCCCGCAAAGGCCCCTATAACCGCATATGCGCGAGGTGCAGAATATGAATAATATTAGAATCGCTATCATTGGAGTAAGTACCCGCTCCAGTTCCTTGATTCATGGTATACACTACTATCGAAATAAGAAACCAGTGGATGCTATTGGGCTTCTGCATTGGGACATAGGAGGATATAAGCCTGGAGAGATAGAGGTCGTTGCCGCCTTTGACATTGACGAGCGAAAGGTTGGCAAGGATGTGAACAAAGCGGTCTTTGCCAGTCCCAATAGCACCACGGTTTTTAAAACATATATACCTGATATAGGGATCTCAGTACAAATGGGTAAAGTCCTAGGCAAAGATTCAGATGTTATGAAACGTGATGCAGGCAGAGAGACATCTCTTTTAGATAATCATAAGGGCTCTACTCGAAAGGAGATTGTCCGTATACTGAAAGAATCCGGGGCAGAAATAATGGTGAATTATCTACCGGTTGGTGCTGAAGATGCATCCAGGTTCTATGCTTATTGCGCGTTAGATGCAGGGGTTGCTTTTGTAAATAATACATCTGTACTTATAGCGAGCAATCCCTTGTGGTCGCTAAAATTTGAATATAAGAATATTCCCATAATCGGAGATGCGTTCAATATTAAAATCCCCATTATGGCCTCCCTTAATTCAGCAGGTATTGCTATTGATGCCATACGTTGTGCGAAATTAGCGCTTATTCGCGGCATGGGAGGAGTTCTTTTAGCCGCATCAGAATATTTCTGCAGACAAACGATAGGCAGGCTTACTGAGGAGGAACCACGTAATATGATTGAGCAATTTATCAATGATGAGGAATACTCCTGTGTACATAAAAAAGCCTGATATGGTAGCAATGACAACGCAGTAGTTGTAACTTGACAGTATAGGAATTAGCATTTTTATTACAGAGAAATGTATGGGTTGGGATTCTATCAATTAAGGAGAATAATGTCAAAATGAAAGAAAAAATACTTGTAGTTGATGACATGAAAAGCTTAGCACTTATGCTTGAGATTTATCTTTCGAACGCGGGATATGATGTTTCTACATCTTATAGTTTTACTGAGGCGAGGCAGGAATTAAGTAAAACTGATTTTAATCTAGTTCTCACGGACGTAGATCTGGGAGAAGGCAAGACAGGTATCGATATCTTAAAAGAAGTAAAAAAAACAAATCCAACATGCCATGTGATAATAATTACTGCGAATAGAGACTATATGGTAGCATCTGATGCCAGACTATTTGGAGCCTATGATTATTTGTTGAAACCTGTGGAATTTGAAGGTCTGCTGTACACAGTCAGTATGGCGTTGCGATATAAAAAAAATTCTAACGGCAATGCCAATAGCGGTGAACAGTATTTGGGAAACCCGTGTCCTAATATTGACGAACTGAAAAATAATTATAAGAAAATTTATTGAATTTTAAAAGGAGGCCTGAAATGTTATTACCAGGAGCACTGGAAGCTTTATTAGATCTGCAGGAAACGATCGACCGTACGTTTGATACCGGTTTTTTTGATGGAGCAATTAGCAGCCGAGGAGTGTATCCGCCAGTTAACATCTTTAAAAAGAATGGGGATATGGTTCTCGTTGCTGAATTGCCTGGGGTAAAAAAGAAGGACCTGAACATAGAAGCAAAAGGGAATACAATACGACTCGCGGGGGAGCGTACAATAGAGTACGATAAGAATGTGAGTTATCACCGTGTCGAACGGAAATCTTCGAAATTTGACAGGACATTGAAACTGCAAGCTAACCTGGAACCGAATAAGGTTAAAGCTGAGTATAAAGACGGCTTATTAGTGATCTGGATGCCGTGTGCAGAGTCAGATAAACCAAAACAAATTACAATCCAATAATTATGAGATAGGAGGCTATCATGAGTAAGGGAACGAAAGAAATCACGAA containing:
- a CDS encoding sigma 54-interacting transcriptional regulator, with the translated sequence MKARILIIDDEKHIRFTVKEFLLKDGYDVSAVENFDEALKILNTECIDVVLTDIVLEGKTGIDLLRVVNEKHLNCPVIVFTGYPNLESASESVRLGAYDYMAKPVKKEALLRVIGMALRHKTLVEEKNSSHANLKAIFQSVTDAIITVDKDLKVIELNDAAKTICGFSREEVMGKSIDSIPKTCCGHCVDAIKKTILEKRPLEIYRTECMHQTRKGQLVTLKTFPLTDGIDGCVIVVKDETHIFNLEKELEGRQRFYNSIGKDKEMQAIYSLIENLQNIDTTVLLTGESGTGKGLIAEAIHNGGVRRQGPLIKVDCSALTETLLESELFGHVKGSFTSAISDKEGRFQKADGGTIFLDEIGDASLSVQQRLLKVIQEKEFERVGDATPIKVDVRVVAATNQNLQEEVRLKRFRKDLYYRLNIVEISIPPLRDRKADIPLLVEHFIKMFRKKINKDINELSSDVYNLFMNYEWPGNIRELQNAIEHSFIVCNKTVITVEDLPKEFREIKTTRSMGEKSCGHDRILQALEKTHWNKASAAKLLGISRRSVYNKIKEYNIRPEKSSM
- a CDS encoding response regulator, translating into MKEKILVVDDMKSLALMLEIYLSNAGYDVSTSYSFTEARQELSKTDFNLVLTDVDLGEGKTGIDILKEVKKTNPTCHVIIITANRDYMVASDARLFGAYDYLLKPVEFEGLLYTVSMALRYKKNSNGNANSGEQYLGNPCPNIDELKNNYKKIY
- a CDS encoding Hsp20/alpha crystallin family protein, translating into MLLPGALEALLDLQETIDRTFDTGFFDGAISSRGVYPPVNIFKKNGDMVLVAELPGVKKKDLNIEAKGNTIRLAGERTIEYDKNVSYHRVERKSSKFDRTLKLQANLEPNKVKAEYKDGLLVIWMPCAESDKPKQITIQ